In one Fusarium keratoplasticum isolate Fu6.1 chromosome 5, whole genome shotgun sequence genomic region, the following are encoded:
- a CDS encoding Fungal-trans domain-containing protein — translation MLPHSRHRPHIRHPTRRRGPRAQTACISCKERKLKCDDQVPSCANCQRLDLACLVEDPSTKRQLPRNYLETLEERVELLERLLQQQSQVSQPSAPAGLQPSRSRDFNHFGAVAGSYTARDRDESDEATDLISKAGVLSLHASGAEPQYFGPSSMFSFSRVIHACVRQTVQEKPSNEFDYSLDEMDASALAPCRLPSYEVGLALSNAYFENVHLQYPFLHEPTFRQWENNAVGLDSMVASPSELFFVNMVYAIGALLKSNKKSFPQQLYVSALLYIDHVLAKKSLESIQALLCCALFSIRSSMGPSVWNLSGLALRQCIELGYHRNPKKINLKTNILRLELRKRVFWCAYQMDCASSVNLGLPLSLPIQEVDTEFPLDINDSSITETGVKGPPRPPGGPVTTMSHALHQFRIRCIWARIYASIYSNAASQSHSDESYQAQVQSLRRELDEWMAATPPEPQRPGVPLTVFANAEDYKVTYNETILFLYRGQLTNRENVQDEVFLECMQAASDICQSCKRLYIGKPINYTWSTLHVIFLAGLTNLHCLWTSPAVRQAARIDSVSNSFTTCTMLLAIMAERWEGAAPYRDLFEALTSRAMAMLVERKQHEPLPTSPAGSTVPNMEDLTQWAAQIADVGMPDAFGSLLSGLIGDYSLEGQESIDSLWEF, via the exons ATGCTCCCCCATTCTCGCCACAGGCCCCATATTCGACACCCTACCCGACGTCGGGGGCCTAGAGCGCAGACAGCCTGCATCAGCTGTAAGGAGAGAAAGCTGAAA TGCGATGACCAAGTTCCTTCGTGTGCCAACTGCCAGCGGCTTGATCTTG CTTGCCTTGTTGAAGATCCCTCTACCAAGCGCCAGTTACCTAGAAACTACCTCGAGACTTTGGAGGAGCGCgtggagcttctcgagcgcCTCCTGCAACAACAGAGCCAAGTCAGCCAGCCGTCAGCCCCCGCCGGACTACAACCGTCTCGTTCTCGCGACTTCAACCACTTCGGTGCTGTCGCTGGGTCGTATACAGCAAGGGATAGAGATGAGAGCGACGAAGCTACCGATCTGATATCAAAGGCAGGCGTCTTGAGCCTTCACGCCTCGGGTGCGGAGCCGCAGTATTTCGGGCCATCATCCATGTTTTCCTTCTCCCGTGTTATTCATGCTTGTGTTCGACAGACGGTGCAAGAGAAACCCTCCAACGAATTCGACTACAGCCTGGACGAAATGGATGCATCTGCATTGGCCCCCTGCCGCCTTCCAAGTTACGAGGTTGGGTTGGCCCTAAGCAATGCTTACTTCGAAAATGTTCATTTGCAGTACCCTTTTCTTCATGAGCCAACTTTCAGGCAGTGGGAGAATAACGCCGTCGGGCTGGATTCCATGGTGGCCAGCCCTTCTGAGCTTTTCTTCGTCAACATG GTTTACGCGATAGGAGCTCTTCTGAAATCCAACAAGAAATCCTTCCCACAA CAACTTTACGTCTCGGCGCTGCTATACATCGATCATGTTCTGGCAAAAAAGAGCCTCGAGTCTATCCAAGCATTGCTTTGTTGTGCCTTGTTCTCAATCCGCTCTTCAATGGGCCCGTCCGTCTG GAATCTCTCGGGCCTTGCGCTGCGTCAGTGCATAGAACTTGGATATCACCGCAATCCTAAGAAGATCAACTTGAAGACGAACATCCTGCGTCTCGAGCTGCGGAAGCGAGTATTCTGGTGCGCATACCAGATGGACTGCGCCTCATCCGTGAACCTCGGACTTCCTCTAAGCCTCCCGATTCAGGAAGTCGACACTGAA TTTCCACTAGATATCAACGACTCATCCATCACCGAGACTGGAGTCAAAGGGCCTCCTCGCCCGCCAGGTGGCCCGGTAACCACCATGTCACACGCGCTACATCAATTCCGGATCCGATGCATCTGGGCCCGTATCTACGCATCCATATACTCCAATGCTGCCAGTCAAAGCCACAGTGACGAAAGCTATCAGGCACAGGTGCAATCATTGCGTAGGGAGCTTGACGAATGGATGGCCGCTACACCTCCTGAACCCCAACGGCCAGGCGTTCCCCTGACCGTCTTTGCGAATGCCGAGGATTACAAAGTGACTTACAACGAAACCATCCTGTTTCTCTACCGTGGGCAGCTGACAAACCGCGAGAATGTGCAGGACGAGGTGTTTTTGGAATGCATGCAGGCTGCAAGTGACATTTGCCAATCATGCAAGCGCCTGTACATCGGGAAGCCCATTAACTATACCTGGTCAACCCTCCACGTCATCTTCCTAGCAGGGTTAACTAACCTGCACTGTCTTTGGACTTCACCTGCTGTCCGACAAGCCGCGAGGATCGATAGCGTCAGCAATTCGTTTACGACCTGCACCATGTTGCTGGCCATCATGGCGGAACGCTGGGAAGGCGCCGCGCCGTACCGGGATCTATTCGAGGCGCTGACTTCAAGAGCCATGGCTATGCTGGTAGAGAGGAAGCAGCACGAGCCATTGCCTACATCGCCTGCAGGCTCTACTGTTCCGAACATGGAGGATCTTACGCAATGGGCGGCCCAGATAGCCGATGTTGGCATGCCTGATGCTTTTGGCAGTCTCCTGAGTGGCCTCATTGGCGATTACAGCTTAGAGGGGCAGGAGTCTATTGATAGTTTGTGGGAGTTTTGA